A genomic window from Dermacentor silvarum isolate Dsil-2018 chromosome 9, BIME_Dsil_1.4, whole genome shotgun sequence includes:
- the LOC125940201 gene encoding uncharacterized protein LOC125940201, with translation MTESDLDVLCGFLIKVPLEELYCLDEATMLWLPPLKGMASRTIVNTIRRSLELVKSLDDRLEIVAWLYCWMMPRNILRQWMLYKLSESLCSADFTLHKRLSSAMALPGCDNVFTPASSRSALYACIMTNEPFSGALDHQVVGLYVWRGLPYLAVYVSGERILRQFKAAFGTLMLTDSEALLDGYHFDLESKFAAICPNIGGSSWLGTGETEGANGFALMASQENGQPTSKYQLAANEDARHYAEEPIMDDRAIVSLLTPPSSDNSATDNDNPHFINGNNVGAGPASPREAAVAGEVSAEIKGIFMCQDCNKVFDESSIRANFLACPSCGCERCRELV, from the exons ATGACGGAGAGCGACTTAGATGTGTTGTGTGGCTTCCTTATTAAGGTGCCGCTTGAGGAACTGTACTGCTTGGACGAAGCCACTATGCTGTGGCTTCCGCCGTTGAAAGGCATGGCGTCAAGGACGATCGTGAACACGATTCGCCGATCCCTCGAACTGGTGAAATCCCTGGATGACCGCCTCGAAATTGTGGCCTGGCTTTACTGCTGGATGATGCCACGGAACATCCTTCGCCAGTGGATGTTGTACAAGCTCAGTGAATCTCTGTGTAGTGCCGACTTCACGCTTCACAAGCGCTTGTCGTCTGCGATGGCGCTTCCGGGCTGTGATAACGTCTTCACGCCGGCGTCCAGCAGAAGCGCTCTCTACGCTTGCATTATGACAAACGAACCGTTCTCGGGAGCACTCGACCACCAGGTCGTCGGCTTGTATGTCTGGCGCGGGCTGCCGTACCTCGCTGTTTACGTATCGGGAGAAAGGATTCTGCGCCAGTTCAAGGCTGCTTTTGGCACGTTGATGCTCACTGACTCCGAAGCTCTGCTGGATGGTTATCACTTTGACCTGGAATCCAAATTTGCAGCAATTTGTCCCAACATTGGCGGATCGAGTTGGCTGGGAACGGGCGAAACGGAAGGTGCAAACGGTTTCGCCTTGATGGCATCTCAAGAAAATGGTCAACCAACTTCCAAGTACCAGCTAGCTGCCAATGAAGATGCAAGACATTACG CCGAAGAACCTATCATGGATGATAGAGCCATCGTATCTCTTCTGACGCCGCCCAGTTCTGACAACTCCGCCACAGACAACGACAATCCCCATTTTATCAATGGAAACAATGTCGGCGCGGGCCCAGCGTCACCCAG GGAGGCTGCAGTAGCTGGTGAAGTGAGTGCCGAAATTAAGGGCATTTTCATGTGCCAAGACTGCAACAAAGTCTTCGACGAGAGCTCGATCCGAGCGAACTTCTTGGCTTGTCCAAGCTGCGGATGCGAACGGTGCAGGGAGCTTGTGTAG